In Sebastes fasciatus isolate fSebFas1 chromosome 8, fSebFas1.pri, whole genome shotgun sequence, the DNA window GTTCCGTCGAAACCGTGCTGAGACCCACTAAATTTGGATTTCTGGTCGGGGGTAATAAAGAAACGGGCCAAAATTTTCCAGCAGAAATCTCTCCAAAACAAGTAGTTAGTGGACGTAGACTGGGTTTCCCATGAAGCCACATTTCCTCTGGTATTACTATGTTAGTTTCCTTTTCCCAGCGCTGCCTTATGTAATTGGTTGATCTTTTATTCATTGAGGTGAAGCCCTGGTAGAGTTTACCAATGATGCCttctttttaatcatttaatatCTGAGTTGTTCTCGAGGGTTCAGTCGAATCAGGGATCCTTATTTCCTTTAGAAAGAAGTGGCGGATCCGTAGGTACCGGTAAACGTCCTACTTGCCCAGCTCATAAGACCGGCATAAATCCTCAAAATTATTAACATTTGTTATTATTCGGCAAAAGGAAGTGATGCCTCGCTTGGACCATTATGTATACTTATGGTCTTGCGATGCTGGGAGGAAGTGTGGATCGTATGCCGGCCAGCTCCGCAGTTTAATCTCTCTGTGGAGCTGAAATCTATTTACCAGTTCCGACCATATTTCATTTTTGGATTTTGGAGCTGGAGTGCTTCATTAATTCTGCTGGGACAGACCAATACTGAATGTATAGGTATCTCTCTATTAAGGAAGTAAATGACGAAAAACAAACCATACTACAATCTCACAGCTGAGGACCTTTTAGTGTTTTTTAGTTCAGTCGCCTCCTCCTCGTTGTTCTTGTGATATATTTGTGCGTTTTTAACCGaattggttttgttttttcatttcagGGAGAGCTTATCACCTTCTACTACTATTGGAAGAAGACCCCCGAGGCAGCTAGTTGTCGAGCCCACCGCCGACACCGCCGCCAGCCCGTCTTCCGCCGCATCAAGACGCGAACCGCTTCAACTCCCGTCAACACTCCCTCACGCCCGCCCTCCAGCGAATTCCGTACGTATATATTTGACCCCTTCGACAAGCGGcgggagaggaaagagagagagacctgaTATGTTCTGGTTTCGGAGCGAAGTGTGTGTTAActgtttcttcctctctctctctcttccagtgGACCTCAGCTCAGCCAGCGAAGATGACTTTGACAGCGAAGACAGCGAACAGGAGCTGAAGGGCTACGCCTGCCGTCACTGTTTCACCACAAGTAAGGCGCCACATTTTACATATTTACTCGCACTGGTCATTGGCTCGGCTATTCCTGTCTTGATTGGGATCAGCGTGAGGAGCCTGCGCAGCGCACAtcgctgtgtgtgtgacagatggGCATCAGAAGATGTCAGGACTAATTTGATCAAATCAGACATGAGCCCAGAGCTCGTTCCCTCTCTCCACCTCATTATCTTTACCCCTCTTTCCACACAGCTGGCTCCCAGCGCCACGCTCCCATCTGATCACACTGAGGTTACCGCCATCACAGCTAGGGTGGCTAATAACATTGGCTTCATAGTGCTAACCCACATAGACCATTactgaaaatgtaaatacagtatgtagcgGAGGCACACATCTACATGTATTTATCTCATTAGATGTTAAACTATAAACCGACATTGTGAGATCATTTCTGTGTGTCTTCTCGCCGCCTCTGTGAGAGCGTAATATCACAACTGTAAATGTCTTTCCTCAGCCTCCAAGGACTGGCACCACGGGGGCCGGGAGAACATCTTGCTGTGCACAGACTGCCGCATTCACTTCAAGAAGTACGGTGAGCTGCCCCCCATCGAGAAGCCCGTGGACCCGCCGCCATTTATGTTCAAACCTgtcaaagaggaagaggatggacTCAGCGGGAAGCATAGCATGAGGACCCGACGGAACCGAGGCTCGGTGCGTGCACAACTACTCATCTATCCCCTCTCTTTTCACCTTCAGGAATCACAGCCTCAGAGTTATCCCTGGAGCCAGGCTACAAAGCAACAAGCTTATCATCTCTAGACCAGTAGCACAGGGACAGCGCTGACATGCAGTGTTTCATACATTTGGTTTTATAAAGATATTCGTAATAGATGGATTTGGACTCACATGtggtcaacacattctcactcccaactcgtcaaataccgccgcttggtcagtgcccctcggcatcggagaccgacgcacggggtgtTTTCACAGGACCTTAGTAGGGGTTGGGGGGGGAAAATCAAATCACCATGGTatcacgattttttttttttacgattttgaaatcaatttaatgtaaattttttaatgccagaattgatatatttgcttcatttggcggtatttgacaagttgggagtgagaacaggtttgTGTGGTGTATGTCCATCTTCTGTCCAAATGATATGAAGCCCTATTATTAGTCATGATTCATGTTGACTCTGTTTGATGCTCTCAGATGTCGACGCTACGTAGTGGTCGTAAGAAGCAGACAGCCAGTCCCGATGGCAGAGCCTCGCCTACCAACGAGGATCTGCGCTCCAGCGGTCGTACGTCTCCCAGCGCGGCGAGTACCGACAGCACTGACAGCAAGACAGACTCCATGAAGAAGCCCAGCAAGGTAAACACAGCGTAGACATGCTTGGATCTTTGTTTTCCTCTGCACGTATCTCTGTGAAATGTATGTACCCTAATGGCTCTGCTGCTTTTGGCTCCACAGAAGATTAAAGAAGAGGCTCCTTCACCGATGAAGAGCGCCAAACGGCAGCGAGAGAAGGGAGCCTCGGACACGGAGGAGCCCGAGAGGGCCGGCGCCAAAAAGTCCAAGACACAAGTGAGTCCTCGGTCTTTGTTTTGCTGTTCGGATGGAATGCATAAAGTCGGTGTTCTGAAACtcattcttctctctctgctgtccctCAGGAGCTGAGTCGACCCGACTCGCCCTCAGAGTGCGAGGGAGAAGGGGAAGGCGAGGGCGAGAGCTCTGATGGACGCAGCATCAACGAGGAGCTCAGTAGCGATCCTAAAGACATTGACCAGGACAATAGGAGCTCCTCCCCGAGCATCCCCAGCCCGCGCGACAACGAGAGCGACTCGGACTCGTctgcccagcagcagcagctcctgcagAGCCAGCACCCTCCGGTCATCCAGTGTCAGCCGGGCACCTCAGCCGCCTCCTCGGCACCGCCTCCGCCTCCGACCTTGGCCCCGTCGCTGCCCCCGCAGGTCTCCCCCACGGCGGCCTCCGTCTCTCTACCTCCCCAGCCTCTGCCCCAGGCAAGCCCGATGTCTCTCATCCAGTCGGGAGCGTCCCTCCACCCTCAAAGGCTTCCCTCTCCGCATTCACCTTTGACTCAGGCTCCGCCTCCCGGCCCCCTTATCCCACCTCAGTCGTTACCCAGCTCGCATCACGGGCCCATGCCTCCCATGCCTCATCCGCTGCAGCCCGGCCCCTCACACATGCCTCACCCTCTCTCCATGCCCCCCCAGGGCTTCCCTGTGGGTCAGTCTCAGGTCCCGCCCCTGCCAATCTCTGGCCAATCACAGCCGAGGCCGCACACGCCTCCTTCCCAGTCCCAGTCCACAGCTCAGAGTGGAGGCCAGCCTCCGAGAGAGCAGCCCCTGCCCCCTGCCCCGATGTCCATGCCTCACATCAAGCCCCCGCCGACCACGCCCATCCCTCAGATAACCAACCCGCAGTCCCACAAACACCCGCCCCACGCGTCAGCGCCGCCGTTCCCTCAGATGCCTTCAAACCTGCCGCCACCTCCTGCCCTCAAGCCCCTCAGCTCTCTATCCAGCCACCATCCTCCGTCAGCACACCCACCTCCCTTACAGCTCATGCCTCAGGGGCAGCAGCTTCAGCCTCCACCAGCCCAGCCTCCAGTTCTCACCCAGTCCCAGAGCCTCCCACCGTCAGCCAGCCACcaacctcctccagctcctcctctgcCGCCCTCCGCGGCGGCATCGCACCCCAACGGGCCGCCGCAGCCGCCGTTCTCGTCTCATCCTTTCAACACAGTTCTACCTCCAACCGGCCCTCCCCCGTCCTCGTCAAACTCTATGCCCGGCATACAGCCGCCATCTTCCTCCGGTCCACCCGCCTCCATCTCCATGCCGCTGCCTGCCTCCGTCGCTTGTGCCGGCCCGGGTCCGGTACTCCCACCTGTACACATCAAAGAGGAGCCTCTGGACGAAATGGAGGAGCCGGAGAGCCCTCCTCCCCCACAGAGAAGCCCCTCCCCAGAGCCGACCGTCGTCAACACGCCCAGCCACGCCAGCCAGTCGGCACGGTACGTCCACAAACATGCACCTGCACACGCTGTTATTTATCTGCAGTCTGTTGAGCTGCTTACTTGTCTGGGGATGCTGATTAGCTCTCAAACACATCCAACAACAAAGAGGCTCTGCCTTCACATTTTAAGGCTTTGATGAAAGCAACAAATCGAATGTCCTCAGCAAAAACAGGCATCCAAGGCCACAATTAGCCCTGAGCTCCGAGGGGCTGATGGCGAGGAATTATCGGGGATGGAGAGCAGGGAGATTAATTACAGTGAGATGCGAGTGAACCGAGGCCTCTGAATATGAGTATCTGTAGTTGCCTTGTGCTTAAGTGGCTCTCAGGCTGCCAATGAATAGCAATGAGGGTTTTAATACATACTTAACATCGCAGCAGAAGTGAATGTCAAGGGAGTTTGTTTCCGTTTGAATAATGGACCAGCGTAAGCTAATACAAGCTGTCTTTTCATCTAATGGGGCATCATCCTGCCTTTCAACATGCAAAATTACACATGAATATCTCTCTGGccggttttgtttttgtttgtaacaTCAGTAACGCTacaggtgataattagcaagtcaCATATTTACCTCAAACTTTATTGAAAAgtaactttattataaacacagttctgatgtcggactctggaggaccgtttttgtgtcaaaatattgatttcttaagtaagtagccgtgtaataaacgggATAATGTTCAgccagcgggtcattgttgtgaaagattCCCCGACAGGGTGagcagctcgctgtacattatcccaaaCATTTTTCAATTATGACTACACGTCATGATAACATTTCACTCATcacacaaatgtaaatgtaacataatcttaaaggaatagttgaaCATTGTGGGAAATTCACTTGgtttgccaagagttagataaAAAGATCGtaaccactctcatgtctgtccgTTTCATGTGAAGCTGAAGCCAAGAggcggttagcttagcttagcacaaaaactggaaacaaggggTCCGCTGCTCGTCGGGGTGCgacatcgccctgtcggggattctttcacaacaatgacccgctagtaCATCATCCCTTATTTATctgcagacatggaaataaagcatatcaattaactttctATTCTtctcctggaaatgtattaaataaattaccagctgttgggaaatagcagaatatcagtattaaataatgttaataatgtaattTTGAGGTACATATCGGGGtgatttggcagtaattccaaagaaatttcaaataggttgtttgctaattatcacctaattaccatgaaatttgcggacctgtaagaTGTGTTACCGTAACAAGTATTAATTTATGAACTGGAACATCCTTTGAATGTTTTTTATCTCTTCCATGATCACAGGTTCTACAAGCACCTGGACCGGGGTTACAACTCGTGTGCTCGGACGGATTACTACTTCACTCCGCTGGCTTCATCTAAGCTGGCCAAGAAGCGAGAAGAAGCTCTGGAGAAAGCCAAGAGGGAAACAGAACAGAAAGCCAGGGAAGAGaaggagcgagagagggagagggaaaaagagcgagaaagagagCGGGAACGGGAGAAGGAACAAGAGCGAGCGGCGGTGAGTGGTTTCTCCTCTTTAGTTTGCCAGtggttctttttcttttcttttaaatcgTACTAAACATCTTGGCGCGTTTTGTTGTCCTCACAGAAAGCCAGTTCCTCTCATGACGGCAGGATGAGTGAACAGCATATGGGCGGCCACATGCGTGCGCAATACGACGGCCCCCCCACCACGATCGCGGCCGTGCCTCCGTACATCGGCCCCGACACCCCGGCCCTACGCACCCTCAGCGAGTACGCCCGACCCCACGTCATGTCCCCCAACAATCGAAACCACCCCTTCTTCGTGTCCCTCAACCCCGCGGACCAGCTGCTGGCCTATCACATGCCCAGCTTGTACAACGCCGACCCGGGCATGCGGGAGCGGGAGCTCCGGGAGCGGGAGATGCGGGAGAGGGAGATTCGGGAGAGGGAGCTGAGGGAGAGGATGAAACCCGGTTTCGAGGTCAAGCCTCCAGAGATGGACTCGCTTCACCCTTCCACAAACCCCATGGAGCACTTTGCGCGGCACGGGGCCATCACGTTGCCCCCCATGGCCGGCCCTCACCCCTTCGCCTCCTTCCACCCGGGCCTGAACCCCTTAGAGCGCGAGCGGCTGGCCCTCGCCGCCGGGCCCCAGCTGCGGCCTGAAATGAGCTACCCAGAGCGGTTGGCTGCAGAGAGACTCCACGCCGAGAGGATGGCCACAGTGGCCAACGACCCCATCGCCCGTCTACAGATGTTCAACGTCACgccacaccaccaccagcactcGCATATTCACTCACACCTACACCTGCACCAGCAAGATCCTCTTCACCAAGGTGAGAGAGAGCCCTgaatacatacatgcatgtatagatacagtatataccacTGTACCACTTAACATGACACAATACAACAAACGAATGAATGAATTCTAACAACtataacatattttattgtattgaaATGATAACAGATTTGAAGGGTTGCACtccaaaacattaattttggaaaAACTACATGCTATTAATTACTCATTATTTGGCAAACACAGTcgtataaatgtatttagtagggctgtcaatcgagtAAAATagttatttgcgattaatcgcaaattaatcacacattttttatctgttcataatgtaccttaaaaggagatttgtcaagtatttaatcctcttatcaacatggcagtgggctaatatgctgctttatgcaaatgtatgtatatttattattagaaatcaattaacaacacaaaacaatgacatacgTTTTGGGAAAACTACACGCTGTTAATTGCACATTATTTGGCAAACACATTTGGTAAATAGAGGTTGCAATTTGGCAAGTAAGATTTTAATTATCCTTATCCTTATGATGGCATTTTGTCAGAATagtttttcatatttcatatattcatatattcatatattagTTGATATCTCATTTAGAAATTCTCagtttcatattttattatttatcttccATACACTTTTACAGACACATTCTGCATGTATTTGATACATTGATCTTTTGTATACAGTTATATATTTGTAAATTGATTTATGAATGTtttattgtgatgttttttaacTCATGCATTTTGACATAGAAAATGAGATCTGTATTTTCAGCACAACTATAAGACAAATATctttatataatgtttatattaaAAGTTATAGAGGACCAAGAATAGATCCTTGAGGCACTCCGCAGATTAATCACtacatttattgaattattattatttttttacaatttttggACGCTCCAAATCTCTGTTATTTAAACTGTTAGACATTTTAGTAAAACACCATCAAGTTAAGTTTTCTAATAAAAATATTGCGATTAACGGTATGGAAGAATTTGGATAGAAATTAAACCGATGCAAGAGTCACATGTTTTAAGAAGTAGAAATATTACTAACCAGTTGAAACGGTGCCAACTCTTTGATTCAAAGTTATAGGAAGAGAAATTTATCTGAAGAATCTTTGAAAGCCTGATACTAGACGATGATGTAAGCAGAAATGAGTCACATGGTTTATTATGAGCACGTTAAATAATGTACAAGTAGAAGAAAAGTTTTGAGGATGTTGATATTAGTATTTTATGCTGtaatttgaatgacattttctgtaaatgcaattctaaatataatatatgatactTCTCTCATAAC includes these proteins:
- the rerea gene encoding arginine-glutamic acid dipeptide repeats protein isoform X1, encoding MTADKEKEREKERDRDRDRDRDKRESGKSRRMDGDRGDRESESSRPRRSCTLEGGAKNYAESDHSEDEDNENGSGGAGSGGPEEAGKKGKKKTPKKKSRYERTENGEITSFITEDDVVYRPGDCVYIESRRPNTPYFICSIQDFKLSKRDHLLMNVKWYYRQSEVPDSVYQHLVQDRNNENDSGRDLVITDPVVRSRELFISDYVDTYHAAALRGKCNISHFSDIFAAREFKARIDSFFYILGYNPETRRLNSTQGEIRVGPSHQAKLPELQPFPSPGGQAVTENEELVWMPGVNDCDLLMYLRAARSMAAFAGMCDGGSTEDGCLAASRDDTTLNALNTLHESSYDAGKALQRLVKKPVPKLIEKCWSEDEVKRFIKGLRQFGKNFFRIRKELLPNKETGELITFYYYWKKTPEAASCRAHRRHRRQPVFRRIKTRTASTPVNTPSRPPSSEFLDLSSASEDDFDSEDSEQELKGYACRHCFTTTSKDWHHGGRENILLCTDCRIHFKKYGELPPIEKPVDPPPFMFKPVKEEEDGLSGKHSMRTRRNRGSMSTLRSGRKKQTASPDGRASPTNEDLRSSGRTSPSAASTDSTDSKTDSMKKPSKKIKEEAPSPMKSAKRQREKGASDTEEPERAGAKKSKTQELSRPDSPSECEGEGEGEGESSDGRSINEELSSDPKDIDQDNRSSSPSIPSPRDNESDSDSSAQQQQLLQSQHPPVIQCQPGTSAASSAPPPPPTLAPSLPPQVSPTAASVSLPPQPLPQASPMSLIQSGASLHPQRLPSPHSPLTQAPPPGPLIPPQSLPSSHHGPMPPMPHPLQPGPSHMPHPLSMPPQGFPVGQSQVPPLPISGQSQPRPHTPPSQSQSTAQSGGQPPREQPLPPAPMSMPHIKPPPTTPIPQITNPQSHKHPPHASAPPFPQMPSNLPPPPALKPLSSLSSHHPPSAHPPPLQLMPQGQQLQPPPAQPPVLTQSQSLPPSASHQPPPAPPLPPSAAASHPNGPPQPPFSSHPFNTVLPPTGPPPSSSNSMPGIQPPSSSGPPASISMPLPASVACAGPGPVLPPVHIKEEPLDEMEEPESPPPPQRSPSPEPTVVNTPSHASQSARFYKHLDRGYNSCARTDYYFTPLASSKLAKKREEALEKAKRETEQKAREEKEREREREKEREREREREKEQERAAKASSSHDGRMSEQHMGGHMRAQYDGPPTTIAAVPPYIGPDTPALRTLSEYARPHVMSPNNRNHPFFVSLNPADQLLAYHMPSLYNADPGMRERELREREMREREIRERELRERMKPGFEVKPPEMDSLHPSTNPMEHFARHGAITLPPMAGPHPFASFHPGLNPLERERLALAAGPQLRPEMSYPERLAAERLHAERMATVANDPIARLQMFNVTPHHHQHSHIHSHLHLHQQDPLHQGGECLVCPPGSGGHPLVDPLAGPHLARFPYPPGAIPNSLLGQPPHEHEMLRHPVFGTPYARELQGGMPPPMSAAHQLQAMHAQSAELQRLAMEQQWLHGHHHMHGGPLPGQEDYYSRLKKESDKQL
- the rerea gene encoding arginine-glutamic acid dipeptide repeats protein isoform X3, producing the protein MSEMDDLFSPRRRLNSTQGEIRVGPSHQAKLPELQPFPSPGGQAVTENEELVWMPGVNDCDLLMYLRAARSMAAFAGMCDGGSTEDGCLAASRDDTTLNALNTLHESSYDAGKALQRLVKKPVPKLIEKCWSEDEVKRFIKGLRQFGKNFFRIRKELLPNKETGELITFYYYWKKTPEAASCRAHRRHRRQPVFRRIKTRTASTPVNTPSRPPSSEFLDLSSASEDDFDSEDSEQELKGYACRHCFTTTSKDWHHGGRENILLCTDCRIHFKKYGELPPIEKPVDPPPFMFKPVKEEEDGLSGKHSMRTRRNRGSMSTLRSGRKKQTASPDGRASPTNEDLRSSGRTSPSAASTDSTDSKTDSMKKPSKKIKEEAPSPMKSAKRQREKGASDTEEPERAGAKKSKTQELSRPDSPSECEGEGEGEGESSDGRSINEELSSDPKDIDQDNRSSSPSIPSPRDNESDSDSSAQQQQLLQSQHPPVIQCQPGTSAASSAPPPPPTLAPSLPPQVSPTAASVSLPPQPLPQASPMSLIQSGASLHPQRLPSPHSPLTQAPPPGPLIPPQSLPSSHHGPMPPMPHPLQPGPSHMPHPLSMPPQGFPVGQSQVPPLPISGQSQPRPHTPPSQSQSTAQSGGQPPREQPLPPAPMSMPHIKPPPTTPIPQITNPQSHKHPPHASAPPFPQMPSNLPPPPALKPLSSLSSHHPPSAHPPPLQLMPQGQQLQPPPAQPPVLTQSQSLPPSASHQPPPAPPLPPSAAASHPNGPPQPPFSSHPFNTVLPPTGPPPSSSNSMPGIQPPSSSGPPASISMPLPASVACAGPGPVLPPVHIKEEPLDEMEEPESPPPPQRSPSPEPTVVNTPSHASQSARFYKHLDRGYNSCARTDYYFTPLASSKLAKKREEALEKAKRETEQKAREEKEREREREKEREREREREKEQERAAKASSSHDGRMSEQHMGGHMRAQYDGPPTTIAAVPPYIGPDTPALRTLSEYARPHVMSPNNRNHPFFVSLNPADQLLAYHMPSLYNADPGMRERELREREMREREIRERELRERMKPGFEVKPPEMDSLHPSTNPMEHFARHGAITLPPMAGPHPFASFHPGLNPLERERLALAAGPQLRPEMSYPERLAAERLHAERMATVANDPIARLQMFNVTPHHHQHSHIHSHLHLHQQDPLHQGGECLVCPPGSGGHPLVDPLAGPHLARFPYPPGAIPNSLLGQPPHEHEMLRHPVFGTPYARELQGGMPPPMSAAHQLQAMHAQSAELQRLAMEQQWLHGHHHMHGGPLPGQEDYYSRLKKESDKQL
- the rerea gene encoding arginine-glutamic acid dipeptide repeats protein isoform X4 — its product is MPGVNDCDLLMYLRAARSMAAFAGMCDGGSTEDGCLAASRDDTTLNALNTLHESSYDAGKALQRLVKKPVPKLIEKCWSEDEVKRFIKGLRQFGKNFFRIRKELLPNKETGELITFYYYWKKTPEAASCRAHRRHRRQPVFRRIKTRTASTPVNTPSRPPSSEFLDLSSASEDDFDSEDSEQELKGYACRHCFTTTSKDWHHGGRENILLCTDCRIHFKKYGELPPIEKPVDPPPFMFKPVKEEEDGLSGKHSMRTRRNRGSMSTLRSGRKKQTASPDGRASPTNEDLRSSGRTSPSAASTDSTDSKTDSMKKPSKKIKEEAPSPMKSAKRQREKGASDTEEPERAGAKKSKTQELSRPDSPSECEGEGEGEGESSDGRSINEELSSDPKDIDQDNRSSSPSIPSPRDNESDSDSSAQQQQLLQSQHPPVIQCQPGTSAASSAPPPPPTLAPSLPPQVSPTAASVSLPPQPLPQASPMSLIQSGASLHPQRLPSPHSPLTQAPPPGPLIPPQSLPSSHHGPMPPMPHPLQPGPSHMPHPLSMPPQGFPVGQSQVPPLPISGQSQPRPHTPPSQSQSTAQSGGQPPREQPLPPAPMSMPHIKPPPTTPIPQITNPQSHKHPPHASAPPFPQMPSNLPPPPALKPLSSLSSHHPPSAHPPPLQLMPQGQQLQPPPAQPPVLTQSQSLPPSASHQPPPAPPLPPSAAASHPNGPPQPPFSSHPFNTVLPPTGPPPSSSNSMPGIQPPSSSGPPASISMPLPASVACAGPGPVLPPVHIKEEPLDEMEEPESPPPPQRSPSPEPTVVNTPSHASQSARFYKHLDRGYNSCARTDYYFTPLASSKLAKKREEALEKAKRETEQKAREEKEREREREKEREREREREKEQERAAKASSSHDGRMSEQHMGGHMRAQYDGPPTTIAAVPPYIGPDTPALRTLSEYARPHVMSPNNRNHPFFVSLNPADQLLAYHMPSLYNADPGMRERELREREMREREIRERELRERMKPGFEVKPPEMDSLHPSTNPMEHFARHGAITLPPMAGPHPFASFHPGLNPLERERLALAAGPQLRPEMSYPERLAAERLHAERMATVANDPIARLQMFNVTPHHHQHSHIHSHLHLHQQDPLHQGGECLVCPPGSGGHPLVDPLAGPHLARFPYPPGAIPNSLLGQPPHEHEMLRHPVFGTPYARELQGGMPPPMSAAHQLQAMHAQSAELQRLAMEQQWLHGHHHMHGGPLPGQEDYYSRLKKESDKQL
- the rerea gene encoding arginine-glutamic acid dipeptide repeats protein isoform X2, with protein sequence MTADKEKEREKERDRDRDRDRDKRESGKSRRMDGDRGDRESESSRPRRSCTLEGGAKNYAESDHSEDEDNENGSGGAGSGGPEEAGKKGKKKTPKKKSRYERTENGEITSFITEDDVVYRPGDCVYIESRRPNTPYFICSIQDFKLSKRDHLLMNVKWYYRQSEVPDSVYQHLVQDRNNENDSGRDLVITDPVVRSRELFISDYVDTYHAAALRGKCNISHFSDIFAAREFKARIDSFFYILGYNPETRRLNSTQGEIRVGPSHQAKLPELQPFPSPGGQAVTENEELVWMPGVNDCDLLMYLRAARSMAAFAGMCDGGSTEDGCLAASRDDTTLNALNTLHESSYDAGKALQRLVKKPVPKLIEKCWSEDEVKRFIKGLRQFGKNFFRIRKELLPNKETGELITFYYYWKKTPEAASCRAHRRHRRQPVFRRIKTRTASTPVNTPSRPPSSEFLDLSSASEDDFDSEDSEQELKGYACRHCFTTTSKDWHHGGRENILLCTDCRIHFKKYGELPPIEKPVDPPPFMFKPVKEEEDGLSGKHSMRTRRNRGSMSTLRSGRKKQTASPDGRASPTNEDLRSSGRTSPSAASTDSTDSKTDSMKKPSKKIKEEAPSPMKSAKRQREKGASDTEEPERAGAKKSKTQELSRPDSPSECEGEGEGEGESSDGRSINEELSSDPKDIDQDNRSSSPSIPSPRDNESDSDSSAQQQQLLQSQHPPVIQCQPGTSAASSAPPPPPTLAPSLPPQVSPTAASVSLPPQPLPQASPMSLIQSGASLHPQRLPSPHSPLTQAPPPGPLIPPQSLPSSHHGPMPPMPHPLQPGPSHMPHPLSMPPQGFPVGQSQVPPLPISGQSQPRPHTPPSQSQSTAQSGGQPPREQPLPPAPMSMPHIKPPPTTPIPQITNPQSHKHPPHASAPPFPQMPSNLPPPPALKPLSSLSSHHPPSAHPPPLQLMPQGQQLQPPPAQPPVLTQSQSLPPSASHQPPPAPPLPPSAAASHPNGPPQPPFSSHPFNTVLPPTGPPPSSSNSMPGIQPPSSSGPPASISMPLPASVACAGPGPVLPPVHIKEEPLDEMEEPESPPPPQRSPSPEPTVVNTPSHASQSARFYKHLDRGYNSCARTDYYFTPLASSKLAKKREEALEKAKRETEQKAREEKEREREREKEREREREREKEQERAAKASSSHDGRMSEQHMGGHMRAQYDGPPTTIAAVPPYIGPDTPALRTLSEYARPHVMSPNNRNHPFFVSLNPADQLLAYHMPSLYNADPGMRERELREREMREREIRERELRERMKPGFEVKPPEMDSLHPSTNPMEHFARHGAITLPPMAGPHPFASFHPGLNPLERERLALAAGPQLRPEMSYPERLAAERLHAERMATVANDPIARLQMFNVTPHHHQHSHIHSHLHLHQQDPLHQGGECLVCPPGSGGHPLVDPLAGPHLARFPYPPGAIPNSLLGQPPHEHEMLRHPVFGTPYARELQGGMPPPMSAAHQLQAMHAQSAELQRLAMEQQWLHGHHHMHGGPLPGQEDYYR
- the rerea gene encoding arginine-glutamic acid dipeptide repeats protein isoform X5, encoding MFKPVKEEEDGLSGKHSMRTRRNRGSMSTLRSGRKKQTASPDGRASPTNEDLRSSGRTSPSAASTDSTDSKTDSMKKPSKKIKEEAPSPMKSAKRQREKGASDTEEPERAGAKKSKTQELSRPDSPSECEGEGEGEGESSDGRSINEELSSDPKDIDQDNRSSSPSIPSPRDNESDSDSSAQQQQLLQSQHPPVIQCQPGTSAASSAPPPPPTLAPSLPPQVSPTAASVSLPPQPLPQASPMSLIQSGASLHPQRLPSPHSPLTQAPPPGPLIPPQSLPSSHHGPMPPMPHPLQPGPSHMPHPLSMPPQGFPVGQSQVPPLPISGQSQPRPHTPPSQSQSTAQSGGQPPREQPLPPAPMSMPHIKPPPTTPIPQITNPQSHKHPPHASAPPFPQMPSNLPPPPALKPLSSLSSHHPPSAHPPPLQLMPQGQQLQPPPAQPPVLTQSQSLPPSASHQPPPAPPLPPSAAASHPNGPPQPPFSSHPFNTVLPPTGPPPSSSNSMPGIQPPSSSGPPASISMPLPASVACAGPGPVLPPVHIKEEPLDEMEEPESPPPPQRSPSPEPTVVNTPSHASQSARFYKHLDRGYNSCARTDYYFTPLASSKLAKKREEALEKAKRETEQKAREEKEREREREKEREREREREKEQERAAKASSSHDGRMSEQHMGGHMRAQYDGPPTTIAAVPPYIGPDTPALRTLSEYARPHVMSPNNRNHPFFVSLNPADQLLAYHMPSLYNADPGMRERELREREMREREIRERELRERMKPGFEVKPPEMDSLHPSTNPMEHFARHGAITLPPMAGPHPFASFHPGLNPLERERLALAAGPQLRPEMSYPERLAAERLHAERMATVANDPIARLQMFNVTPHHHQHSHIHSHLHLHQQDPLHQGGECLVCPPGSGGHPLVDPLAGPHLARFPYPPGAIPNSLLGQPPHEHEMLRHPVFGTPYARELQGGMPPPMSAAHQLQAMHAQSAELQRLAMEQQWLHGHHHMHGGPLPGQEDYYSRLKKESDKQL